In the Parasteatoda tepidariorum isolate YZ-2023 chromosome 3, CAS_Ptep_4.0, whole genome shotgun sequence genome, one interval contains:
- the LOC107449958 gene encoding proton-coupled folate transporter isoform X2, which translates to MDKSPPITNPIIPSSEAKPSWTKSKTGESQIQYGSIQDDVPLIGYESTNRCSRCLRFLTTLTIEPAMFLFMFGFMINMSCLSNLIMDKACLYYYNYTEELCNNISFYPIEKTNLEKLSNNYMLYSQVLSLIAALVMIFIAPWSDRYGRKIPLIAACIGTILSDVGTLLWVIYFESDIAYCILLRLPSEITGGFICFLTIVYSHVADVTSEKNRTMKYTTVEIAMMLALSVGGLAGGELLEYYGYFYVYLTGTIFHVLAALWVVFVLEETVGVGEVVPWKDKRRNFFRSDSISRSWLASVKPRENKGRAKIWMYFLSMCIVILTYEGTAAGILSGFTNLAIRTGLSKIVDKEEIG; encoded by the coding sequence ATGGATAAATCACCTCCAATCACTAACCCTATTATTCCTTCTTCGGAAGCAAAACCATCATGGACAAAATCAAAAACAGGCGAAAGTCAAATTCAATATGGCTCAATACAAGATGACGTACCTCTTATAGGTTATGAATCGACAAACCGGTGCTCAAGATGTTTACGATTTTTGACAACTTTAACAATTGAACCAGCGATGTTCCTGTTCATGTTCGGATTTATGATCAACATGTCATGcctttcaaatttaatcatGGATAAAGCCTGCTTGTATTACTACAATTACACAGAAGAACTATGCAACAACATTAGTTTCTATCCTattgagaaaacaaatttagaaaaattgtccaACAACTATATGCTTTATTCCCAAGTATTAAGTCTAATTGCTGCTCTTGTTATGATATTTATAGCACCTTGGAGTGATAGATATGGACGAAAAATACCTTTGATTGCTGCTTGCATTGGAACCATTTTATCAGATGTTGGAACTCTTCTTTGGGTGATTTACTTTGAATCAGATATTGCTTATTGCATTCTTCTTAGGCTTCCATCAGAGATAACAGGtggttttatttgctttttgacCATAGTATACAGTCATGTAGCGGATGTGACGTCCGAGAAGAACCGAACGATGAAGTATACTACTGTTGAAATCGCTATGATGCTGGCCTTGTCTGTGGGCGGACTTGCCGGTGGAGAATTACTCGAATATTACGGTTACTTCTATGTATATTTAACAGGTACTATATTTCACGTCTTAGCTGCATTGTGGGTGGTGTTTGTGCTGGAGGAAACAGTTGGAGTTGGAGAAGTTGTCCCATGGAAAGATAAGAGAAGGAATTTCTTCAGAAGCGATAGCATTTCAAGAAGTTGGCTAGCAAGTGTTAAGCCACGAGAAAACAAGGGCAGAGCCAAAATATGGatgtattttctttcaatgtGCATTGTTATACTAACATATGAAG